From a single Apium graveolens cultivar Ventura chromosome 2, ASM990537v1, whole genome shotgun sequence genomic region:
- the LOC141693270 gene encoding calmodulin-binding protein 25-like: protein MSSLENQYFIPTFDDSWLSQDNNSTFYNFYDDDPFSPLSDMVRPESTTSSTFTSPSISGSSDLDTPMQTRISAVRNKKITKRKCGAGRKSTTTFVNADASNFRQLVQQMTGVKFGVILKPEAQRVGNRFHGCLPTLDTSAYSFDHRQEYAPITAKGRQGYFSAEGGAGGLNNDCFPTLESWVGM from the coding sequence ATGTCTTCATTAGAGAATCAATATTTCATTCCAACATTCGACGATTCATGGTTATCACAAGACAACAATAGTACGTTTTACAATTTTTACGATGATGATCCATTTTCTCCTCTTTCCGACATGGTGAGACCGGAGTCAACAACAAGCTCTACTTTCACATCCCCTAGCATCTCAGGTTCTTCAGACCTTGACACCCCCATGCAAACACGCATCAGCGCGGTACGCAACAAGAAGATCACGAAGCGCAAGTGTGGTGCGGGGAGGAAGAGTACGACCACGTTTGTGAATGCAGATGCCAGTAATTTTCGACAACTGGTGCAACAGATGACGGGTGTTAAGTTCGGGGTAATTCTTAAGCCGGAGGCGCAACGGGTTGGTAATCGGTTTCATGGGTGCTTGCCTACGCTTGATACGTCGGCGTATTCGTTTGATCATCGTCAAGAATATGCTCCAATAACGGCGAAAGGACGACAGGGTTATTTTTCGGCGGAGGGTGGTGCTGGTGGGTTAAATAACGATTGCTTTCCCACACTTGAATCATGGGTAGGAATGTAA